In the bacterium genome, one interval contains:
- a CDS encoding VOC family protein yields MLAKGICSKRFFLLLMVSFLIGLSFGRTEEKSSSNHVPRLFRVILPVSDMAKAVKYYTELLGIQGQQVSPGRHYFSCGGVILALVNPRADGDPWDARANQDHIYFAVSDLEAVYERAVRVGGLATKIDHGMAMGKIEKRPWGERSFYLKDPFGNPLCFVDEKTLFTGR; encoded by the coding sequence ATGCTCGCAAAGGGAATTTGTTCTAAAAGATTTTTTTTACTACTCATGGTTTCTTTCTTGATAGGACTTTCTTTCGGCCGGACCGAAGAAAAATCCTCCAGCAATCATGTGCCGCGTTTGTTTCGCGTAATCCTTCCGGTTTCCGATATGGCTAAAGCAGTGAAGTATTACACCGAGTTGCTGGGAATTCAGGGGCAACAGGTATCACCCGGGCGCCATTACTTTTCGTGCGGCGGCGTGATCCTGGCTCTCGTGAATCCAAGAGCAGATGGCGACCCATGGGATGCGCGTGCGAATCAGGACCACATTTATTTCGCCGTGTCTGATCTGGAGGCTGTTTACGAGCGCGCTGTTCGCGTCGGCGGCCTCGCAACCAAGATCGATCATGGAATGGCAATGGGGAAGATTGAAAAAAGACCATGGGGAGAACGGTCCTTCTATTTGAAGGATCCTTTTGGCAATCCTCTCTGTTTTGTCGATGAGAAGACGTTGTTTACCGGCAGGTAA